The sequence TGGTGATCTTGGCGTGAAGCTCACGGTGCAGGCCTCCGCCTTCACCGCCAGCGCCCGGGCCAAGATCGAGGCCGCCGGTGGCAGTTGCGAGATCATCTGAGCGCCCTGCCCGGCGGCGGCCCCACGGGTCGCACAAGCCTCCGCCCTAGGGTCTGAGCCGTCCACCGGAATGCGGTGGACGGCTTTTTGATGATGACCCTCTGACCCCTGGCTTGCCCAGGCCGCCCAGCCCCCTTTTCCAGCCAACCACCATGCTTCTCAGTCGGGGACGCAACCCCAGCGCCGGTGAGATCCTCACCCAGCTGATCCAGTCCAAAGGCCTGCGCGACAGGGTGCTCACCACCCTGGGTCTGCTGCTGCTGGTGCGGCTGGGGATCTACATCCCCGTGCCCGGCATCGACCGGGTGGCCTTTCAGGAGTTTCTGGCCCAGGGCGGCCAGCTGATCGGCTTCCTCGACATCTTCACCGGCGGGGGACTCTCCACCCTGGGCATCTTCGCCCTGGGCATCCTGCCCTTCATCAACGCCTCGATCATCATTCAGCTGCTCACGGCAGCCTTGCCCCAGCTTGAAGACCTGCAGAAGAACGAGGGGGAGGCCGGGCGCCGCAAGATTGCCCAGATCACCCGTTACGTGGCCCTGGGCTGGGGCATTCTCCAGAGCACGGTGTTTGCCCTGATCCTGCGCCAGTACGCCACCGAAGGACTGTCGGAACCGGTGTTCGTGATCCAGACAGCCCTGGCCCTGGTGACCGGTTCGATGATCGTGATGTGGATCAGCGAGGTGATCACCGAGCGGGGCATCGGCCAGGGGGCCTCCCTGGTGATCTTCGTGAACATCGTGGCCACCCTGCCGCGGGCCCTGGGCTCCACCATCGAGCTGGCCCAGAGCGGCGACCGCAGCACCGTGGGCGGCATTGTGGTGCTGGTGGTGGTGTTCCTGCTCACGATCGTGGGCATCATCTTCGTGCAGGAGGGCAACAGGCGCATCCCGATCGTGAGCGCCAAGCGTCAGGTGGGGGGCACCAACCTGCTGGCGGCGCGCCAGAGCTACCTGCCCCTGAAGCTGAATGCCGGCGGCGTGATGCCGATCATCTTCGCCTCCGCCGTGGTGTTCCTTCCTCTCACCATTGCCAACCTCACCCGCAGCCCCTGGCTGATCCAGCTGGCCAGCTCGCTCAATCCCAACAGCAGCACACCGTGGCTCTACGCCCTGGTGTTCTTCGGGCTGATCGTGGGCTTCTCCTTCTTCTATGCCTCGCTCACGGTCAACCCGGTGGACATCGCCAGCAACCTGAAGCGCGGCGGCGTCGCCGTGCCGGGGGTGCGACCAGGCTCAGCCACCGCCACCTACCTCGGCGGCGTGCAGAATCGCCTCACTCTGCTCGGGGCCCTGTTCCTCGGGGCCGTGGCCATCATTCCCTCGGCCGTGGAGGGCGCCACCCAGGTGCGCACCTTCCAGGGGCTGGGCGCCACCTCGCTGTTGATCCTGGTGGGCGTGGCCATCGACACCGCCAAGCAGGTGCAGACCTACGTGATCTCCCAGCGCTACGAAGGGATGGTGCGTCAG is a genomic window of Cyanobium sp. NS01 containing:
- the secY gene encoding preprotein translocase subunit SecY, producing the protein MLLSRGRNPSAGEILTQLIQSKGLRDRVLTTLGLLLLVRLGIYIPVPGIDRVAFQEFLAQGGQLIGFLDIFTGGGLSTLGIFALGILPFINASIIIQLLTAALPQLEDLQKNEGEAGRRKIAQITRYVALGWGILQSTVFALILRQYATEGLSEPVFVIQTALALVTGSMIVMWISEVITERGIGQGASLVIFVNIVATLPRALGSTIELAQSGDRSTVGGIVVLVVVFLLTIVGIIFVQEGNRRIPIVSAKRQVGGTNLLAARQSYLPLKLNAGGVMPIIFASAVVFLPLTIANLTRSPWLIQLASSLNPNSSTPWLYALVFFGLIVGFSFFYASLTVNPVDIASNLKRGGVAVPGVRPGSATATYLGGVQNRLTLLGALFLGAVAIIPSAVEGATQVRTFQGLGATSLLILVGVAIDTAKQVQTYVISQRYEGMVRQ